In the genome of Photobacterium sp. TLY01, one region contains:
- a CDS encoding rod-binding protein — translation MKIDGQANALLYHDNSAVNNLKFQADKKQALHEVAGQFEAMFLQMVLRQMRSSSDVLAAEDNPFSSKEQGVFRDFYDGQLAMDMAKRQSAGIADMLVKQLSPHDSSDSALSRENLAANSASLSPETGKFNSASAQVALDKEQLPATQRVTAINNMAFQQPLITRIDAKMEHGS, via the coding sequence ATGAAAATTGATGGTCAGGCGAATGCCCTGCTGTATCACGACAACAGTGCAGTGAATAACCTGAAATTTCAGGCGGACAAAAAACAGGCGCTGCATGAGGTGGCCGGTCAGTTTGAAGCCATGTTTCTGCAGATGGTGCTGCGCCAGATGCGCAGCAGCAGCGATGTACTGGCAGCGGAAGACAACCCGTTTTCGAGCAAAGAGCAGGGCGTTTTCCGCGACTTCTATGACGGCCAGCTGGCGATGGACATGGCGAAGCGGCAAAGTGCCGGTATTGCCGACATGCTGGTGAAGCAACTGAGCCCGCATGACAGCAGCGATTCGGCGCTCAGCCGTGAAAATCTGGCGGCCAACAGCGCCTCGCTGTCACCGGAGACGGGCAAATTTAACAGCGCCAGTGCGCAGGTCGCCCTTGATAAAGAACAACTTCCGGCGACTCAACGAGTGACAGCCATAAATAATATGGCATTTCAACAGCCGTTAATTACCAGGATTGATGCGAAAATGGAGCACGGATCTTAA
- the flgK gene encoding flagellar hook-associated protein FlgK, producing the protein MSIINIALTGLNANRVGLDVTAQNVANVNTPGYSRQQAQFAALGPSSALGVSAGNGVEVTSIRRISDEFVVRQTWATQSQASYSSRYLSNMSQLESVMGADSFNIAKGLDNLYAALNDASVKPESTPLRQQIISEANALTRRFNTLSESYYAQHKDLSEQRTAAVELSNSLLVNIADVNKRIVEMSSTNGNPSHLLDERDALIGQLSEMMSIKTNQQPDGSLQVTLASGQPLVLGDQASQIKAIPDPSDPYLADMEINFSGQRFPINGDIGGELGAITDYQVDTLLPFRQTLDEMAVAFADAFNNTLATGQDLNGNPGQPLFSYDPASPSSSLKITGLDPEELALSSDGTPGNSDVLTDLVALSNQTFAITGYGNIAISDTFTAMVGDTAIKARQVTSDAKAAESLNAQAISVKENLSAVNSDEEAANLMVFANAYQANMKVISTANNLFDTVLALF; encoded by the coding sequence ATGAGCATTATCAATATTGCATTAACCGGTTTGAATGCAAACCGTGTTGGCCTTGATGTGACCGCGCAAAACGTCGCGAATGTGAATACCCCGGGCTACAGCCGTCAGCAGGCGCAGTTTGCGGCGCTCGGTCCCAGCTCCGCTCTGGGAGTCAGCGCAGGGAATGGCGTGGAAGTCACCAGTATTCGTCGTATATCTGATGAATTTGTGGTGAGACAAACCTGGGCGACTCAAAGCCAGGCATCTTATTCTTCCCGTTATCTCAGTAATATGTCCCAGCTTGAAAGCGTGATGGGGGCAGACAGCTTCAATATCGCCAAAGGCCTGGACAACTTGTACGCCGCCCTGAATGATGCGTCGGTGAAACCCGAGTCTACGCCACTGCGTCAGCAAATCATCAGCGAAGCTAACGCCCTGACGCGCCGGTTTAATACCCTATCTGAGTCTTATTACGCTCAGCACAAAGATCTGAGTGAGCAGCGCACGGCGGCAGTTGAACTGAGTAATAGCCTGCTGGTCAATATTGCCGATGTGAATAAGCGTATTGTGGAAATGAGCTCGACTAATGGTAATCCGTCCCATTTGCTTGATGAACGTGACGCCCTGATTGGACAATTGTCTGAAATGATGTCGATCAAAACCAATCAGCAGCCGGATGGCAGTTTGCAGGTGACTCTGGCCTCTGGTCAGCCACTGGTATTGGGTGATCAGGCCTCTCAGATTAAAGCCATTCCTGATCCGTCAGATCCTTATCTGGCCGACATGGAAATCAATTTTTCAGGCCAGCGTTTCCCGATTAACGGTGATATTGGTGGTGAGCTTGGTGCAATCACGGATTATCAGGTCGACACTTTGCTGCCTTTTCGCCAGACCCTGGACGAAATGGCTGTTGCGTTCGCCGATGCCTTTAATAACACCCTGGCAACCGGGCAGGATCTCAACGGCAATCCCGGCCAGCCCCTGTTCAGCTATGATCCGGCCAGTCCGTCTTCAAGCCTGAAAATCACGGGATTGGATCCAGAAGAGCTGGCCCTGTCTTCAGACGGGACTCCGGGTAACAGTGACGTACTGACCGATTTAGTTGCTCTAAGCAACCAGACCTTTGCGATTACAGGGTACGGTAATATCGCCATCAGCGATACGTTTACCGCTATGGTTGGGGATACGGCGATTAAAGCACGGCAGGTCACTTCTGATGCGAAAGCGGCTGAAAGTCTGAATGCACAGGCCATTTCTGTCAAAGAAAACCTGAGTGCAGTGAACAGTGATGAGGAAGCTGCCAATCTGATGGTCTTTGCCAATGCGTATCAGGCAAATATGAAGGTGATCAGTACGGCGAATAACCTGTTCGATACTGTACTAGCTCTATTTTAA